Proteins encoded by one window of Rhodobium gokarnense:
- a CDS encoding iron-containing alcohol dehydrogenase yields MLQKRTFIMPAMSLLGPGVTADAGPEIVGLGLKKALVVSDEPLARLGLVRKITDMLDANGIAHAVFDKVMPNPTCKCVEDGTALYKAEGCDFIVSLGGGSPQDAAKAIGILVANGGDIRDYEGIHKSKLRTPHIIAFNTTAGTASEVTINYVITDETRHIKMVMVDKNCLATLAVSDPELMVKKPADLTAATGMDALTHAVEAYLSTGAFELSDTLAYEAISLIAKYLKRAVDDGTDMEARSGMAWASFIAGMSFNNAGLGYVHSMAHQLGGQYDLPHGVCNAVLLPHVERFNAPAVKEKLAKMAGALGIDTAGLSVDEASAAALDAISALSVSVGIPDGLAKLGVKKEDIPLMAANAMEDVCKGTNPRPVTVEDTIAIYEAAM; encoded by the coding sequence ATGTTGCAGAAACGCACCTTCATCATGCCGGCGATGAGCCTCCTCGGCCCCGGCGTTACTGCCGATGCCGGCCCGGAGATCGTCGGCCTCGGCCTGAAGAAGGCCCTCGTCGTCAGCGACGAGCCGCTCGCCCGCCTCGGCCTCGTCAGGAAGATCACCGACATGCTCGACGCCAATGGCATCGCGCACGCCGTCTTCGACAAGGTGATGCCGAACCCGACCTGCAAATGCGTGGAGGACGGCACCGCACTCTACAAGGCCGAGGGCTGCGACTTCATCGTCTCGCTCGGCGGCGGCTCGCCCCAGGATGCCGCCAAGGCGATCGGCATCCTCGTCGCCAATGGCGGCGACATCCGCGACTATGAGGGCATCCACAAATCGAAGCTGCGCACGCCGCACATCATCGCCTTCAACACCACCGCCGGCACCGCCTCGGAAGTGACCATCAACTACGTCATCACCGACGAGACCCGGCACATCAAGATGGTCATGGTCGACAAGAACTGCCTCGCGACCCTCGCCGTCTCCGACCCGGAGCTGATGGTCAAGAAGCCCGCCGACCTGACCGCCGCGACCGGCATGGACGCCCTGACCCACGCCGTCGAGGCGTATCTGTCGACGGGCGCCTTCGAACTCTCCGACACGCTCGCCTATGAGGCGATCAGCCTGATCGCCAAATACCTGAAGCGCGCGGTCGACGACGGCACCGACATGGAGGCCCGTTCGGGCATGGCCTGGGCGTCCTTCATTGCCGGCATGTCGTTCAACAATGCGGGCCTCGGCTACGTCCACTCCATGGCCCACCAGCTCGGCGGCCAGTACGACCTGCCGCACGGCGTCTGCAACGCGGTGCTGCTGCCCCATGTGGAGCGCTTCAACGCCCCGGCCGTGAAGGAAAAGCTGGCGAAGATGGCCGGCGCCCTCGGCATCGACACCGCAGGTCTCAGCGTCGACGAGGCCTCGGCCGCCGCGCTCGATGCGATTTCCGCTCTGTCGGTCAGCGTCGGCATCCCGGACGGCCTCGCCAAGCTCGGCGTCAAAAAGGAAGATATTCCGCTGATGGCCGCCAACGCCATGGAAGACGTCTGCAAGGGCACCAACCCGCGCCCGGTCACCGTCGAGGACACCATCGCCATTTATGAGGCCGCGATGTAA
- a CDS encoding DUF6460 domain-containing protein, translating into MTNDTLTRFLGGSPGRVILRLVLMSLLVGLVLSAFNIHPLDIFDGLRNLVHRIYQMGFDTIEHIVGYFLLGAAVVVPIWFVIRLLNMGRDPR; encoded by the coding sequence ATGACCAACGACACCCTCACCCGTTTCCTCGGCGGCTCGCCCGGCCGGGTGATCCTGCGTCTCGTCCTGATGTCGCTGCTCGTCGGGCTGGTGCTGTCGGCCTTCAACATCCACCCGCTCGATATTTTCGACGGCCTGCGCAACCTCGTCCACCGCATCTACCAGATGGGCTTCGACACGATCGAGCACATCGTCGGCTATTTCCTGCTCGGCGCCGCCGTCGTCGTCCCGATCTGGTTCGTCATCCGGCTTCTCAACATGGGGCGCGACCCGCGGTGA
- a CDS encoding ligase-associated DNA damage response DEXH box helicase, with product MTADPLAPDLPDVFRRWFDARGWQPRAHQLDLLARARAGRSVLLIAPTGAGKTLAGFLPSLTDLAAAAATRKKPGTAGSAARGPHTLYISPLKALAVDIARNLEAPVAEMGLPITLETRTGDTPQHKRRRQTLSPPDILLTTPEQVSLLLAYRDARRFFANLSTVIVDELHALTTVKRGDLLALAISRLRAHAPNLRTIGLSATVAAPDDLRAWLVAQEAGAPPQLADLIEVAGGARPEIEILKSDERIPWAGHSARYALPDVYRAVKAHGMALIFVNTRSQAEAVFQELWRINEDGLPIALHHGSLDVGRRRKVEEAMTAGALRAVVCTSTLDLGIDWGDVDLVVHVGAPKGASRLAQRIGRANHRLDEPSKALLVPANRFEVLECQAALDANYVGAQDTPPARPGALDVLAQHVLGMAVAEPFSADALYGEVTSAAPYAGLDRATFSRVVDFVATGGYALGTYERFARIRRTREGLWRIANPKVAQQYRLNVGTIVEAPMLKVRLASRKRGGVIGPGGRGGRVLGEIEEAFIESLSPGDTFLFAGEVLRFEALREAEALVTRATAETPKIPAYAGGKFPLSTYLADSVRAMLADPESWERLPDAVRDWLLLQRDTSLLPRRDALLVETFPRAGRFYMVAYPFEGRLAHQTLGMLLTRRLERIGARPLGFVASDYALSVWALSDLGARFKAGRPSLDDLFDEDMLGDDLEAWMAESYLLKRTFRACAVIAGLIERRFPGKEKSGRQVTVSSDLIYDVLRSHEPDHILLQATWADAARGLLDIHRLGELLSRIKGRIMLSDSDRVTPLAMPVMLEIGRESISGAADEALLMEAAASLEREALTRDGTEGEAERDAP from the coding sequence GTGACCGCGGATCCGCTCGCCCCCGACCTGCCGGACGTGTTCCGCCGCTGGTTCGATGCCCGCGGCTGGCAGCCGCGCGCCCACCAGCTCGATCTCCTCGCCCGGGCGCGGGCGGGGCGCTCGGTCCTGCTGATCGCACCCACCGGCGCCGGCAAGACGCTGGCCGGTTTCCTGCCGAGCCTGACCGACCTCGCCGCGGCGGCGGCAACGAGAAAGAAGCCGGGCACCGCCGGGTCGGCCGCAAGGGGCCCGCACACCCTCTACATCTCGCCCTTGAAGGCGCTCGCCGTCGACATCGCCCGCAATCTCGAGGCGCCGGTCGCAGAAATGGGCCTGCCGATCACGCTGGAGACCCGCACCGGCGACACGCCGCAGCACAAGCGCCGGCGCCAGACCCTGTCGCCGCCCGACATCCTGTTGACGACGCCGGAGCAGGTCTCGCTGCTGCTGGCCTATCGCGACGCGCGGCGGTTCTTTGCCAACCTTTCCACCGTCATCGTCGACGAGCTGCATGCGCTGACGACGGTGAAGCGTGGCGACCTGCTTGCGCTCGCGATTTCCCGCCTGCGCGCCCACGCCCCGAACCTCAGGACCATCGGCCTTTCGGCAACGGTCGCCGCGCCGGACGACCTGCGCGCCTGGCTGGTGGCGCAGGAGGCGGGCGCGCCGCCGCAACTCGCCGACCTCATCGAGGTCGCCGGCGGGGCGCGGCCGGAGATCGAGATCCTGAAATCGGACGAGCGCATTCCCTGGGCCGGCCATTCCGCGCGCTACGCCCTGCCGGACGTCTACCGGGCGGTGAAGGCGCACGGCATGGCGCTGATCTTCGTCAATACCCGCAGCCAGGCCGAGGCCGTGTTCCAGGAGCTGTGGCGGATCAACGAGGACGGGCTGCCGATCGCCCTCCACCACGGCTCGCTCGATGTCGGCCGGCGGCGCAAGGTGGAGGAAGCAATGACGGCCGGGGCGCTCCGGGCGGTCGTCTGCACCTCCACACTCGACCTCGGCATCGACTGGGGCGACGTCGACCTCGTCGTCCATGTGGGGGCGCCGAAGGGCGCGAGCCGGCTCGCCCAGCGGATCGGCCGCGCCAACCACCGGCTCGACGAGCCGTCGAAGGCCTTGCTCGTCCCGGCCAACCGCTTCGAGGTGTTGGAATGCCAGGCGGCGCTCGACGCCAATTATGTGGGGGCGCAGGACACGCCGCCGGCGCGGCCCGGCGCCCTCGACGTCCTCGCCCAGCATGTCCTCGGCATGGCGGTGGCGGAGCCGTTTTCGGCCGATGCGCTCTATGGCGAGGTGACGTCGGCGGCGCCCTATGCCGGCCTCGACAGGGCGACGTTTTCCCGGGTCGTCGATTTCGTCGCCACCGGCGGCTATGCCCTCGGCACCTATGAGCGCTTCGCCCGCATCCGCAGGACGCGTGAGGGGCTATGGCGCATCGCCAATCCGAAGGTCGCCCAGCAATATCGGCTCAATGTCGGCACCATCGTCGAGGCGCCGATGCTGAAGGTGCGGCTTGCGAGCCGGAAGCGCGGCGGCGTGATTGGCCCTGGCGGCCGCGGCGGCCGGGTGCTCGGCGAGATCGAGGAGGCCTTCATCGAGAGCCTCTCGCCCGGCGATACCTTCCTCTTTGCCGGCGAGGTGCTGCGCTTCGAAGCGCTGCGCGAGGCTGAGGCGCTGGTCACGCGCGCCACCGCCGAGACCCCGAAGATCCCGGCCTATGCCGGCGGCAAGTTTCCGCTCTCCACCTATCTCGCCGATTCGGTTCGGGCCATGCTCGCCGACCCCGAGAGCTGGGAGCGGCTGCCGGATGCCGTGCGCGACTGGCTGCTCTTGCAGCGCGATACCTCGCTGCTGCCCCGGCGCGACGCGCTGCTGGTGGAGACCTTTCCGCGCGCCGGGCGCTTCTACATGGTCGCCTATCCGTTCGAGGGGCGGCTCGCCCACCAGACCCTCGGCATGCTCCTCACACGCCGGCTGGAGCGGATCGGCGCGCGGCCGCTCGGCTTCGTTGCCAGCGACTATGCGCTCAGCGTCTGGGCGCTCTCCGACCTCGGTGCCCGGTTCAAGGCCGGCCGGCCGAGCCTCGACGACCTCTTCGACGAGGACATGCTGGGCGACGACCTGGAGGCCTGGATGGCCGAATCCTACCTCCTGAAACGCACGTTCCGGGCCTGCGCCGTCATTGCCGGGCTGATCGAGCGGCGCTTTCCGGGCAAGGAAAAGAGTGGCCGCCAGGTCACGGTTTCCTCCGACCTCATCTACGACGTCCTGCGCAGCCACGAGCCGGACCACATCCTCCTGCAGGCGACCTGGGCGGACGCGGCGCGCGGGCTCCTCGACATCCACCGGCTCGGCGAATTGCTTTCCCGCATCAAGGGACGGATCATGCTGAGTGATTCGGACCGGGTGACGCCGCTGGCGATGCCGGTGATGCTGGAAATCGGCCGGGAATCCATCTCAGGGGCGGCCGACGAAGCGCTCCTGATGGAGGCCGCGGCGAGCCTTGAACGTGAGGCGCTGACGCGGGACGGGACGGAAGGCGAGGCGGAACGGGATGCTCCATGA
- a CDS encoding GGDEF domain-containing protein, with protein MDYDSSREMRLFTLRVTVLSVVVSVLLTVGILTMIEVGLREFSLAVALGVPALVAPVVAYQVAKSYHELAQAQRQLRRAADSDALTGLWNRGAFARLASALLGADPQALRPLCLLFVDADHFKRLNDSLGHLAGDEALVVLADVLRSQCRTSDLVARMGGEEFAVLLRDADEEVGRATAERIRKAVFARTVTSRNRTVNLSVSIGVAAQQAGDDLESLLAAADHALYEAKGAGRNCVVTRSDVRRTRRPVTGIGAAIPTLPLDAAGMFPYH; from the coding sequence ATGGACTACGATTCCTCCAGGGAAATGCGTCTCTTCACGCTGCGCGTGACGGTTCTGTCCGTCGTCGTGTCGGTGCTGTTGACCGTCGGAATTCTGACCATGATCGAGGTCGGGCTGAGGGAGTTCTCCCTCGCCGTCGCCCTCGGTGTTCCCGCCCTGGTTGCTCCCGTCGTCGCCTATCAGGTGGCCAAGTCCTACCATGAACTGGCCCAGGCGCAGCGCCAGTTGCGCCGCGCGGCGGACAGCGACGCCCTGACGGGCCTGTGGAACCGGGGCGCCTTCGCCCGGCTGGCAAGCGCCCTCCTCGGCGCCGATCCCCAGGCGCTGCGGCCGCTGTGTCTGCTGTTCGTCGACGCCGATCACTTCAAACGCCTCAACGACAGCCTCGGGCATCTTGCCGGCGACGAGGCGCTGGTGGTGCTCGCCGATGTCCTGCGCAGCCAGTGCCGGACCAGCGATCTGGTGGCGCGCATGGGCGGCGAGGAATTCGCCGTGCTCCTTCGGGACGCCGACGAGGAGGTCGGAAGGGCGACGGCGGAGCGCATCCGCAAGGCGGTGTTCGCCCGCACCGTGACCAGCCGCAATCGCACGGTCAATCTCAGCGTTTCCATCGGCGTTGCCGCCCAGCAGGCCGGCGACGACCTGGAAAGCCTGCTGGCCGCGGCCGACCACGCCCTCTACGAGGCCAAGGGCGCCGGGCGCAACTGCGTCGTCACCCGCTCCGACGTGCGCCGCACCCGCCGGCCCGTCACCGGCATCGGCGCTGCCATCCCCACCTTGCCGCTCGACGCCGCCGGAATGTTCCCCTACCACTGA